The DNA region CGAGTGGGCCGACCGCCTCGACCTGCCCCCGATGGTCGAGGTGAACGAGGACGCGCGCGGCACCGCCTACACGGTCAGCGTGGATGCCGCGGACCGGGTCTCGACGGGCATCTCCGCCTCCGACCGCGCCCACACCCTCAACGTCCTGGCCGACCCGCAGTCCACGCCCACCAGCGTGATCCGACCCGGCCATGTGCTGCCGCTTCGTGCGGTCGACGGCGGCGTGCGCGAGCGCGGCGGGCACACCGAGGCCGCGGTCGAGCTGATGCGCCTGGCCGGCCTGAAGCCGGTCGGCGCGATCGCGGAGGTCGTGGCCGAGGACGGCTCGATGATGCGACTGCCGGGACTGCTCGAGCTCGGCGAGCGCGACGGCGTGCCGGTGATCACGATCGAGCAGCTGATCGCCCACCTGAACGAGCACCAGCCGATCGCGGCGACCACCCACTCACCGCACCGCCGGCGGGTGAGCCTGCGCGCCGAGGCCAATGTGCCCACCGCGCACGGCGGCTTCCGGTTCCTGGCCTACAAGGACCGCATCACCGGCACGGACCACCTCGCGGTCGTCTCGGGCGACCTGTCCGAGGATGCCCCCCTCGTCCGGGTGCACTCGGAATGCCTGACCGGGGAGGCGTTCGGCTCGCTGAAGTGCGAATGCGGTCCGCAGCTGGACGCGGCGCTGGACGCGATCGAGCAGGACGGCGGCATCGTCATCTACATGCGCGGTCACGAGGGGCGCGGCATCGGGCTGATCAACAAGCTGCGCGCGTACAGCCTGCAGGAGCGCGGGCTGGACACCGTCGACGCGAACCTGGCCCTCGGGCTGCCCGCCGACGCGCGCGACTATGCCGCGGCGGCCGGCATCCTGGCCGACCTGGGTGTGGAGAAGGTGCGCCTGCTGACCAACAACACCGACAAGGTGACGCAGCTGCGCGAGCTCGGGCTCGAGATCGTCGAGCAGGTTCCACTGCTGGTCGGCGTGGGGCCGAACAACCACCAGTACCTGTCCACCAAGCGCGACCGCATGGGCCACCTGATCGCCGAGGAGGACCTGACCGACGCCCTCGCACAGATGCACGAGGTCACCGCACCCGCCCGGGGGGCCGGCGCATGAGCGGGAAGGGTGCGCCGATCGTCGGCGGCAGCGACGCGTCGTCCCTGAACGTGGTGGTCGTGGCCGGGACCTGGCACCAGGTCATCACCGACGGTCTGATCGCCGGCGCAGAGCGCACCCTGGAGGCGGCGGGCGCGACGTGGCAGCTCGTGCGCGTCCCCGGCTCGTTCGAGCTGGCGCTCGCGGCGCAGGCGGCGTTCGCCGCCGGCGCCGACGCGGTCGTCGCGCTCGGCGTCATCATCCGGGGCGGAACACCGCACTTCGACTACGTCTCGGCGGCCGCGACCGACGGCTTGACCCGGGTGGCGCTGGACGCCGGCAGGCCGGTCGGCTTCGGCCTGCTCACCCTCGACGACGAGCAGCAGGGACTGGACCGGGCTGGCCTGCCGGGCTCTCACGAGGACAAGGGCGCCGAAGCGGCGGATGCCGCCGTCCGCACCGCCCTGGTGCTCGCACAGCTGCGCGCCTGACCCGGAGCGGGCACGCGGCGCGGGCGTCTGCGCCGCCCCCTGCTGGTGGACCGCCGCGTCCGGGACTAGCGTGCCGACCATGGACGCTCTCGAAGTGCTTCGTCAGATCGTCGTACTCATCCACCTCAGCGGCTTCGCGGTCCTGTTCGGCGCCTGGGCGGTGGAGGTCTACAACCGTCGCGTGCAGACCACTTCGCTGATGAGCATCGGCCTGACCATCTCATTCGTCGCGGGGCTGATTCTGGCGGCGCCATGGGGGATCTCCTACGACCTGAATTACGTCAAGATCGGCGTGAAGCTGGTGGTGCTGATCATCATCGGCGCACTGCTGGGCATCGGATCCGCGCGGGAGCGCAAGGGCGGGAGCATCCCTCCGGCGGCGTTCTGGCTGGTCGGCATCCTGACCCTGCTCAACGCAGGCATCGCGCTGCTCTGGCGCTGACCGCGCCGTCCGGGTCGGCCGCGTCAGTCCAGGAACAGTGCGCGCAGCCGCTTGGTCGTGAACACCAGGCCGACCGCGATCATCACGACGTAGTACAGCACGTGCCACAGCATGCCCCAGGACAGGGCACCGGTGGTCAGCCCGCGGACCAGCTCGACCCCGTGCCAGAGCGGGAAGATCTTCACCAGCACCTGGATGAACTCCGGGTACACAGTGATCGGGTACAGCGTCGCCGAGAACAGGAACATCGGCAGCAGCACGAAATTGATCCACTCCATGTGCTGGAACGCCTTCATATAGCTGGTGATCGCCATGCCGAGACTCGCGAAGCCGAACGCGATCAGCAGGACGGCGGGCAGTGCCAGGATCGCCGTCCACGAGAGGTTCAGCGAGAACAGCTGCATGATGATCATGAACCCGGTGGCGTACAGCAGCCCGCGCAGCAGCGCGTAGAGGATCTCGCCGAGCGCCACATCCAGCGGACCGAGCGAGGTGGACAGCATCCCCTCGTACAGCTTTCCGTAGTTGAGCTTGAAGAAGACGT from Microbacterium sp. zg-B185 includes:
- the ribA gene encoding GTP cyclohydrolase II — translated: MSLSPISAALDALRAGRPVIVADDENRENEGDVVLSAELATPEWIAWTVRWSSGFICAPMPGEWADRLDLPPMVEVNEDARGTAYTVSVDAADRVSTGISASDRAHTLNVLADPQSTPTSVIRPGHVLPLRAVDGGVRERGGHTEAAVELMRLAGLKPVGAIAEVVAEDGSMMRLPGLLELGERDGVPVITIEQLIAHLNEHQPIAATTHSPHRRRVSLRAEANVPTAHGGFRFLAYKDRITGTDHLAVVSGDLSEDAPLVRVHSECLTGEAFGSLKCECGPQLDAALDAIEQDGGIVIYMRGHEGRGIGLINKLRAYSLQERGLDTVDANLALGLPADARDYAAAAGILADLGVEKVRLLTNNTDKVTQLRELGLEIVEQVPLLVGVGPNNHQYLSTKRDRMGHLIAEEDLTDALAQMHEVTAPARGAGA
- the ribH gene encoding 6,7-dimethyl-8-ribityllumazine synthase; this translates as MSGKGAPIVGGSDASSLNVVVVAGTWHQVITDGLIAGAERTLEAAGATWQLVRVPGSFELALAAQAAFAAGADAVVALGVIIRGGTPHFDYVSAAATDGLTRVALDAGRPVGFGLLTLDDEQQGLDRAGLPGSHEDKGAEAADAAVRTALVLAQLRA
- a CDS encoding Fe-S protein, coding for MDALEVLRQIVVLIHLSGFAVLFGAWAVEVYNRRVQTTSLMSIGLTISFVAGLILAAPWGISYDLNYVKIGVKLVVLIIIGALLGIGSARERKGGSIPPAAFWLVGILTLLNAGIALLWR
- a CDS encoding ABC transporter permease: MTGTGAPQRRAGGVRALWSGNPGAVVQRGLLAARSSSWVVVLSGFFEPVFYLASMGIGLGALVGTVQTSTGLEVSYAQFIAPALLAVSAMNGAIYDSTWNVFFKLNYGKLYEGMLSTSLGPLDVALGEILYALLRGLLYATGFMIIMQLFSLNLSWTAILALPAVLLIAFGFASLGMAITSYMKAFQHMEWINFVLLPMFLFSATLYPITVYPEFIQVLVKIFPLWHGVELVRGLTTGALSWGMLWHVLYYVVMIAVGLVFTTKRLRALFLD